TTGAGCATTATCCGGAACTGCCTGTCGTGGAGCATGATCAAAGGTAACCTGTACCATACTGGTCGGTGAATTCTTGTCTACCCGCTCTCCGGTAGAAGTGTATAGCCCGTTACTCGCTGTGGATCTCAACGCTCAAGCAGATACTAAGATCTGTCTTCCGCTCAATCCATCATTTGAATATGGACTGCTGGCCTTGGAAGGCACAGCACAAGTAGAAGGACATGAACTGAATCTGGATAATCTGCTGGTGTGGTCGATACTGGTTTAACTCAACTGGAGCTTGAGCTGAAAGCCGGACAACAGAGTATTACTGATAGGAGGGAACCCTTTGCAACTCCGATTTTATTGTGGTGGAATTTTGTTGCACGGAACCGTGCCGAATTAGAACAAGCACCTGAACAGTGGATTCAGCATGATCCCCGTTTTGGCGAAATACCAGATTATGTCGGTGACCGTTTAGAAGCCCCAGTTTGCCAGATCAGATGAGAGCATCAAAATGAATAAAATAGCCAGCAGTGTGGTCAAACCTTTAGCCGGACAATGGAAATGCCAGGTGGTTAGTAGTGGGCAGCATCATTATTTAACCGATGAACCCCGCGGCTTGACGGGCAGGATCAGGGGCCATCCCCTTATGATGTGCTGACAGGAAGTTTGTCCGCCTGTACTATGATTACCCTACGGATGTATGCCAAGCATAAAGGAATCGATTTTGGTGATTTTTGCGGTAGAAGCCGACATTCACTGTGATCGGGATAATCAGGAATGGATTGAGCGTCGGATTGTGTTTGCCAACTTGCCCGATGCTGCCCTGCAGGAACGTATCTTGAACGTTTGCGGAAAAACGCCCGTGACCAAAACTTTATTGCGTAGCCTGTCGATTACGACCCACATCGTGTCGAAATAATCGCTTCAGTGAAAAGTGGGGAGGGCAAATCATACCGGATCTAAAGGTGCAGTTTGTGTTGCTAATCTGATGCAATTACGGCCGTTCTCTTTGGCCAGATAAAGAGCTTGGTCAGCTGATTTTAGTAAGCTATGCAAAGCCTGCACCTTGGGCTCGACCAGGCAAATGCCAATGGAAATGGTATATTCGATTACATCACCAGCGCTGGTAATCACTCTGGACTCCGAAATATGTTGGCGTAAGCGTTCGGCTGCGATTTTGGCTTCATCCAGATTGGTATTTGGCAGTAAGGCTACAAACTCTTCACCCCCAAAACGACCCAGCAAATCCTGTGTGCGCATTTTCTTCCTGGGCGGTTTGGCTAATAATAATTTCAGTACTTCATCGCCCACATCATGTCCATAATGATCATTAATGTCTTTGAAATGATCCCACATCGAACATTAATAGACACATCGGTTCATAATGTCGCTGCAAGCGTGCTAAATTCGCTGCGTGCTAGCCGTTCGAACGCTGGCGTCGGTTATTCAGATTGGTCAGCATGTCGGTAATGTGCTAGCTGATCCAGCGGCTTGGTGATTCCACTCCTCCAAGCATGCT
This portion of the Acinetobacter sp. GSS19 genome encodes:
- a CDS encoding GGDEF domain-containing protein — encoded protein: MWDHFKDINDHYGHDVGDEVLKLLLAKPPRKKMRTQDLLGRFGGEEFVALLPNTNLDEAKIAAERLRQHISESRVITSAGDVIEYTISIGICLVEPKVQALHSLLKSADQALYLAKENGRNCIRLATQTAPLDPV